In Limanda limanda chromosome 21, fLimLim1.1, whole genome shotgun sequence, a genomic segment contains:
- the zdhhc6 gene encoding palmitoyltransferase ZDHHC6 isoform X2, which translates to MNFLSAFVTFENLHEVRRLCHWGPVIALSVIAICSTMAIVDSIIWYWPLDTTGGSINFIMLLNWSVLILYNYFNAMFVGPGNIPLGWIPENQPERQYLQYCRVCHGYKAPRSHHCRKCNRCVMKMDHHCPWINNCCGHLNHGYFTSFLLLAPLGCSHAAFIFIMTMYTQLYERISFGWSTVKIDMSAVRQFQPLMPFSVPAFAATLFALGLALGTTIAVGMLFFIQIKVIFRNKTSIESWIEEKAKDRIQHYQTGEEFIFPYDLGSRWLNFKQVITWTGMPKGDGIKWPVHPKCHQHTLTIEQLKQKADKRVRSVQYQAVEHYNGACCPLSKGIQTFFRTPCTEEPRIPLNKGDTILATRGTKWWMYGDKVLNEDQMRVGERVRGWFPRRCVEKCHYDTAASDSTSEKKVN; encoded by the exons ATGAACTTCTTGTCAGCTTTTGTGACTTTTGAGAACCTCCATGAGGTTCGGAGACTGTGCCACTGGGGACCAGTCATAGCCCTGTCTGTCATTGCTATATGCTCCACCATGGCAATTGTGGACTCCATTATCTGGTACTGGCCCCTAGACACTACAGGAGGAAGCATTAACTTCATCATGCTCCTCAACTGGTCGGTCCTCATCCTCTACAACTACTTCAACGCTATGTTTGTTGGACCTGGAAACATCCCTCTTGGATGGATACCA GAGAATCAACCGGAAAGGCAGTACCTACAATACTGCAGAGTGTGCCATGGGTACAAGGCCCCCAGATCCCACCACTGTCGCAAGTGTAACAG GTGTGTGATGAAGATGGACCACCACTGCCCTTGGATCAACAACTGCTGCGGCCACCTTAACCACGGCTACTTCaccagcttcctgctgctggctCCTCTGGGCTGCTCGCACGCTGCCTTCATCTTTATAATGACCATGTACACGCAGCTTTATGAGAGG ATTTCATTTGGCTGGAGCACTGTGAAGATTGACATGAGTGCCGTGCGGCAGTTTCAGCCCCTCATGCCCTTCAGCGTTCCTGCCTTTGCTGCCACACTCTTTGCCTTAGGCTTGGCCCTGGGTACCACTATTGCGGTCGGCATGCTTTTCTTCATACAG ATAAAAGTCATCTTTCGAAATAAGACCTCGATCGAGTCGTGGATCGAGGAAAAG GCCAAAGACAGAATACAGCACTACCAAACAGGGGAGGAGTTCATCTTCCCCTACGACCTCGGCAGCCGCTGGCTGAACTTCAAGCAAGTGATCACATGGACAGGGATGCCCAAGGGTGACGGTATTAAATGGCCAGTCCATCCCAAGTGTCACCAGCACACCTTAACT ATTGAGCAACTGAAGCAGAAAGCTGATAAACGAGTGAGAAGT GTCCAGTACCAGGCAGTGGAACACTATAACGGAGCTTGCTGCCCTCTCAGCAAGGGTATCCAAACATTTTTCCGAACCCCCTGCACCGAGGAGCCCAGGATCCCGCTCAACAAGGGGGACACCATCCTCGCCACCCGTGGCACCAA GTGGTGGATGTATGGAGACAAAGTTCTGAATGAGGATCAAATGAGAG tGGGGGAGCGTGTCAGGGGATGGTTCCCAAGGCGATGTGTGGAGAAGTGCCATTATGACACAGCTGCCAGCGATAGCACCAGCGAAAAGAAAGTAAATTAA
- the zdhhc6 gene encoding palmitoyltransferase ZDHHC6 isoform X1, translating into MNFLSAFVTFENLHEVRRLCHWGPVIALSVIAICSTMAIVDSIIWYWPLDTTGGSINFIMLLNWSVLILYNYFNAMFVGPGNIPLGWIPENQPERQYLQYCRVCHGYKAPRSHHCRKCNRCVMKMDHHCPWINNCCGHLNHGYFTSFLLLAPLGCSHAAFIFIMTMYTQLYERISFGWSTVKIDMSAVRQFQPLMPFSVPAFAATLFALGLALGTTIAVGMLFFIQIKVIFRNKTSIESWIEEKAKDRIQHYQTGEEFIFPYDLGSRWLNFKQVITWTGMPKGDGIKWPVHPKCHQHTLTIEQLKQKADKRVRSQVQYQAVEHYNGACCPLSKGIQTFFRTPCTEEPRIPLNKGDTILATRGTKWWMYGDKVLNEDQMRVGERVRGWFPRRCVEKCHYDTAASDSTSEKKVN; encoded by the exons ATGAACTTCTTGTCAGCTTTTGTGACTTTTGAGAACCTCCATGAGGTTCGGAGACTGTGCCACTGGGGACCAGTCATAGCCCTGTCTGTCATTGCTATATGCTCCACCATGGCAATTGTGGACTCCATTATCTGGTACTGGCCCCTAGACACTACAGGAGGAAGCATTAACTTCATCATGCTCCTCAACTGGTCGGTCCTCATCCTCTACAACTACTTCAACGCTATGTTTGTTGGACCTGGAAACATCCCTCTTGGATGGATACCA GAGAATCAACCGGAAAGGCAGTACCTACAATACTGCAGAGTGTGCCATGGGTACAAGGCCCCCAGATCCCACCACTGTCGCAAGTGTAACAG GTGTGTGATGAAGATGGACCACCACTGCCCTTGGATCAACAACTGCTGCGGCCACCTTAACCACGGCTACTTCaccagcttcctgctgctggctCCTCTGGGCTGCTCGCACGCTGCCTTCATCTTTATAATGACCATGTACACGCAGCTTTATGAGAGG ATTTCATTTGGCTGGAGCACTGTGAAGATTGACATGAGTGCCGTGCGGCAGTTTCAGCCCCTCATGCCCTTCAGCGTTCCTGCCTTTGCTGCCACACTCTTTGCCTTAGGCTTGGCCCTGGGTACCACTATTGCGGTCGGCATGCTTTTCTTCATACAG ATAAAAGTCATCTTTCGAAATAAGACCTCGATCGAGTCGTGGATCGAGGAAAAG GCCAAAGACAGAATACAGCACTACCAAACAGGGGAGGAGTTCATCTTCCCCTACGACCTCGGCAGCCGCTGGCTGAACTTCAAGCAAGTGATCACATGGACAGGGATGCCCAAGGGTGACGGTATTAAATGGCCAGTCCATCCCAAGTGTCACCAGCACACCTTAACT ATTGAGCAACTGAAGCAGAAAGCTGATAAACGAGTGAGAAGT CAGGTCCAGTACCAGGCAGTGGAACACTATAACGGAGCTTGCTGCCCTCTCAGCAAGGGTATCCAAACATTTTTCCGAACCCCCTGCACCGAGGAGCCCAGGATCCCGCTCAACAAGGGGGACACCATCCTCGCCACCCGTGGCACCAA GTGGTGGATGTATGGAGACAAAGTTCTGAATGAGGATCAAATGAGAG tGGGGGAGCGTGTCAGGGGATGGTTCCCAAGGCGATGTGTGGAGAAGTGCCATTATGACACAGCTGCCAGCGATAGCACCAGCGAAAAGAAAGTAAATTAA